Proteins from a genomic interval of Rhodococcus rhodochrous:
- a CDS encoding YbhB/YbcL family Raf kinase inhibitor-like protein translates to MAFDYDPYKFLPELPTFEVTSADFAEGEEWKLPQASGAFGIPGGGDVSPQLSWSGFPAETKSFVVTVFDPDAPTASGFWHWAVANIPTSITELPAGAGSADSDALPEQAVTLRHDGGAHGFIGAAPPAGHGHHRYIVAVHALDVEVLEGVTPESSPAFLGFNVFGHAIARGLLTGTYEVR, encoded by the coding sequence ATGGCTTTCGATTACGACCCGTACAAGTTCCTGCCCGAGCTGCCCACCTTCGAGGTGACCAGCGCGGACTTCGCCGAGGGCGAGGAATGGAAACTCCCGCAGGCCAGCGGTGCGTTCGGAATCCCCGGGGGCGGCGACGTCTCCCCGCAGCTGTCCTGGTCGGGTTTCCCCGCCGAGACGAAGAGCTTCGTCGTCACGGTGTTCGATCCGGACGCCCCCACGGCGTCGGGTTTCTGGCACTGGGCCGTCGCGAACATCCCCACCTCGATCACGGAGCTGCCGGCGGGTGCGGGTAGCGCCGACTCGGATGCTCTTCCGGAGCAGGCCGTGACGCTGCGCCACGACGGCGGCGCCCACGGGTTCATCGGTGCCGCTCCGCCGGCCGGCCACGGCCACCACCGCTACATCGTCGCGGTGCACGCACTCGACGTCGAGGTGCTCGAGGGCGTCACGCCCGAGTCGAGCCCGGCCTTCCTCGGCTTCAACGTCTTCGGGCACGCCATCGCCCGCGGTCTGCTGACCGGCACCTACGAGGTGCGCTGA
- a CDS encoding M20/M25/M40 family metallo-hydrolase: MAIDTSAHQPSRAEEEVVDLVSRLIRFDTSNTGEPTTTRGERECAEWVASVLEEVGYETTYVESGAPGRGNVFARLPGSDPSRGALMLHGHLDVVPAEAADWSVHPFSGAVENGYVWGRGAVDMKDMVGMMIAVARYFKVENIVPPRDLVFAFVADEEAGGKFGSQWLVEHRPDLFEGVTEAVGEVGGFSLTVPRPDGTERRLYMVETAEKGMRWMRLTATGVAGHGSFLHEDNAVTVLSRAVARLGSHTFPLVVNDSVAEFLSVVSEETGLDFDPASPDLEGALAKLGSIARIVGATLRDTANPTMLDAGYKANVIPRTAHAVVDCRILPGRLAEFERTVDELIGPNVTREWITGLEPYETTFDGELVDAMNAAILAHDPIGRTVPYMLSAGTDAKAFAKLGIRCFGFAPLQLPPDLDFAALFHGVDERVPVDALRFGTRVMEHFLMHA; encoded by the coding sequence ATGGCCATTGACACGAGCGCCCACCAGCCGTCCCGGGCGGAGGAGGAGGTCGTCGACCTCGTCTCCCGCCTCATCCGGTTCGACACCTCGAACACCGGCGAACCCACAACCACCCGCGGCGAACGCGAGTGCGCCGAGTGGGTTGCCTCCGTGCTCGAGGAGGTCGGCTACGAGACGACCTACGTCGAATCCGGAGCGCCGGGCCGCGGCAACGTCTTCGCGCGTCTGCCCGGCTCCGACCCGAGCCGCGGCGCCCTCATGCTTCACGGCCACCTCGACGTCGTGCCGGCCGAGGCCGCGGACTGGAGCGTGCACCCGTTCTCCGGGGCCGTCGAGAACGGTTACGTGTGGGGACGCGGCGCGGTCGACATGAAGGACATGGTCGGCATGATGATCGCCGTCGCCCGCTACTTCAAGGTCGAGAACATCGTGCCCCCGCGCGATCTGGTGTTCGCGTTCGTCGCCGACGAGGAGGCCGGAGGAAAGTTCGGTTCGCAGTGGCTGGTCGAGCACCGGCCCGACCTGTTCGAGGGCGTCACCGAGGCCGTGGGGGAGGTCGGCGGGTTCTCCCTGACCGTGCCGCGCCCCGACGGCACCGAACGTCGCCTGTACATGGTCGAGACGGCCGAGAAGGGCATGCGCTGGATGCGCCTGACCGCCACGGGTGTCGCCGGGCACGGCTCGTTCCTGCACGAGGACAACGCCGTCACCGTCCTCTCCCGCGCGGTGGCACGGCTCGGATCCCACACCTTCCCGCTGGTTGTCAACGATTCCGTCGCCGAGTTCCTCTCCGTCGTGAGCGAGGAGACCGGGCTGGACTTCGATCCGGCCTCGCCCGATCTCGAAGGTGCCCTCGCCAAGCTCGGGTCGATCGCCCGCATCGTGGGCGCGACCCTGCGCGACACCGCGAACCCCACGATGCTCGACGCCGGGTACAAGGCCAACGTCATTCCGCGTACCGCGCACGCCGTCGTCGACTGCCGCATCCTGCCGGGTCGGCTCGCCGAATTCGAACGCACCGTCGACGAGCTGATCGGCCCGAACGTCACCCGCGAGTGGATCACCGGCCTCGAGCCGTACGAGACCACCTTCGACGGCGAGCTCGTCGACGCGATGAACGCCGCGATCCTCGCGCACGACCCGATCGGCCGGACGGTGCCGTACATGCTCTCGGCCGGCACCGACGCCAAGGCGTTCGCCAAGCTCGGCATCCGCTGCTTCGGTTTCGCGCCGCTGCAGTTGCCGCCCGATCTGGACTTCGCCGCGCTGTTCCACGGTGTCGACGAGCGTGTCCCCGTCGACGCACTGCGCTTCGGCACCAGGGTCATGGAACACTTCCTCATGCACGCCTAG
- a CDS encoding SDR family NAD(P)-dependent oxidoreductase, which produces MNPHSDTTAEPAPDGFTRIDPDDLATCLRVLDQAAGLDAEHPDAITVQRAVGHMFKKFKRLRRNEARKQRVDADRQVLSATATASPTRIDDETAGLPLASATRGASAGTLLRPRHCYICKDKYTRVDAFYHQLCPTCAEENHAKRDARTDLRGRRALLTGGRAKIGMYIALRLLRDGAHTTVTTRFPNDAIRRFTAMEDSGDWLHRLRIVGIDLRDPAQVVALADDVAAQGPLDILINNAAQTVRRSPGAYSALAEAEADPLPAGPRPEVLTFGKPSDAHPAALAGSLPAELSAHSLTSLALVAGSATPERVAAGVAVDAGGLLPDLVHTNSWVQTVGEVEPLELLEVQLCNSVAPFILVNRLRPALAASPARRKYVVNVSAMEGQFAGRRYKGAGHPHTNMAKAALNMLTRTSAEEMLSDGILMTAVDTGWITDERPHHTKMRLAEEGFHAPLDLVDGAARVYDPIVQGEAGTDLYGCFLKDFRPAPW; this is translated from the coding sequence ATGAACCCCCACAGCGACACCACCGCCGAGCCCGCTCCCGACGGCTTCACCCGTATCGACCCCGACGATCTGGCCACCTGTCTGCGGGTGCTCGACCAGGCAGCGGGTCTCGACGCCGAGCATCCCGACGCGATCACCGTCCAGCGGGCCGTGGGGCACATGTTCAAGAAGTTCAAGCGGTTGCGCCGCAACGAGGCCCGCAAGCAACGCGTCGACGCCGACCGTCAGGTGCTGTCCGCGACCGCCACCGCCTCCCCCACCCGCATCGACGACGAGACCGCCGGACTTCCGCTGGCGTCGGCGACTCGCGGCGCGAGCGCGGGAACGCTGCTGCGTCCGCGGCACTGCTACATCTGCAAGGACAAGTACACCCGGGTCGACGCCTTCTATCACCAGTTGTGCCCGACCTGCGCCGAGGAGAACCACGCCAAGCGCGACGCACGCACCGATCTGCGGGGTCGTCGCGCCCTGCTGACCGGCGGCCGCGCCAAGATCGGTATGTACATCGCGTTGCGGTTGCTGCGCGACGGCGCGCACACCACCGTCACCACGCGGTTCCCCAACGACGCGATTCGCCGCTTCACCGCGATGGAGGACAGCGGCGACTGGCTGCACCGGCTGCGCATCGTCGGCATCGACCTGCGTGATCCCGCCCAGGTGGTCGCCCTCGCCGACGACGTCGCCGCGCAGGGGCCGCTGGACATCCTCATCAACAATGCCGCGCAGACGGTGCGCCGCTCCCCCGGCGCCTACTCGGCGCTGGCCGAGGCGGAGGCCGATCCGTTGCCCGCCGGACCGCGTCCCGAGGTCCTGACCTTCGGCAAGCCCTCGGACGCCCACCCGGCCGCCCTGGCCGGGTCGCTGCCGGCCGAGTTGTCGGCGCATTCGCTGACCTCGCTGGCACTGGTGGCCGGGTCGGCGACACCCGAGCGGGTCGCGGCCGGGGTCGCCGTCGACGCCGGCGGATTGCTGCCGGATCTCGTGCACACCAACAGCTGGGTGCAGACCGTCGGCGAGGTCGAGCCGCTGGAACTGCTCGAGGTGCAGCTGTGCAACTCGGTGGCGCCGTTCATCCTCGTCAACCGTCTGCGTCCGGCGCTCGCCGCGTCCCCGGCCCGCCGCAAATACGTCGTGAACGTCTCGGCGATGGAAGGGCAGTTCGCGGGTCGCCGCTACAAGGGCGCCGGGCATCCGCACACCAACATGGCCAAGGCCGCGCTGAACATGCTCACCCGCACCAGTGCCGAGGAGATGCTCAGCGACGGCATCCTCATGACCGCCGTCGACACCGGATGGATCACCGACGAACGGCCGCACCACACCAAGATGCGGCTGGCCGAGGAGGGCTTCCACGCGCCGCTCGATCTCGTGGACGGCGCGGCCCGCGTCTACGACCCGATCGTCCAGGGCGAGGCGGGCACGGACCTGTACGGATGCTTCCTCAAGGACTTCCGCCCGGCACCGTGGTGA
- a CDS encoding quinone-dependent dihydroorotate dehydrogenase — protein sequence MYRYLLRLMFLLPPERAHHLAFLAMRWSTRFGPLRALVAKVLVTDDPILRNTVFGVQFPTPVGLAAGFDKDATGVDVWGPLGFGFAEIGTVTAQAQPGNPQPRLFRLPEDRAIVNRMGFNNHGAGEAANRLRQRRRTVPIGANIGKTKVVPAEQAAEDYTESARLLGPLADFVVVNVSSPNTPGLRDLQAVESLRPILAAVLDTVTVPVLVKIAPDLSDEDVDAVADLALELGLAGIVATNTTIRRDGLNTPQSRVEEIGAGGLSGAPVAERSLEVLRRLRTRVGDRLTLVSVGGIETPEQAFERILAGASLVQGYTGFIYGGPFWARRINRGIARKLRAHGYRSIADAVGATARV from the coding sequence GCGCGCCCTGGTGGCGAAGGTGCTCGTCACCGACGACCCCATCCTCCGCAACACCGTCTTCGGCGTGCAGTTCCCCACGCCGGTGGGTCTGGCGGCCGGCTTCGACAAGGACGCGACCGGTGTCGATGTGTGGGGGCCGCTCGGATTCGGGTTCGCCGAGATCGGCACCGTCACTGCCCAGGCGCAGCCGGGCAATCCGCAGCCGCGACTGTTCCGACTCCCCGAGGACCGGGCGATCGTGAACCGGATGGGCTTCAACAACCATGGTGCCGGGGAGGCCGCCAACCGGCTGCGGCAGCGTCGGCGCACCGTCCCCATCGGCGCGAATATCGGCAAGACGAAGGTCGTGCCGGCCGAGCAGGCCGCCGAGGACTACACCGAGAGCGCACGGCTGCTCGGCCCGCTCGCCGACTTCGTGGTCGTCAACGTCTCCTCCCCCAACACCCCGGGCCTGCGGGATCTGCAGGCCGTCGAGTCGCTGCGCCCCATCCTGGCCGCGGTACTGGACACCGTGACGGTGCCGGTGCTCGTGAAGATCGCCCCGGATCTGTCCGACGAGGACGTCGACGCGGTGGCCGATCTGGCGCTCGAACTCGGGCTCGCCGGCATCGTCGCCACCAACACCACCATCCGCCGCGACGGGTTGAACACTCCGCAGAGCCGTGTCGAGGAGATCGGCGCGGGCGGCCTGTCGGGCGCCCCGGTCGCCGAGCGGTCCCTCGAGGTGCTGCGCCGGCTGCGCACGCGGGTCGGTGATCGCCTCACCCTGGTCTCGGTGGGCGGCATCGAGACCCCGGAGCAGGCGTTCGAGCGCATCCTCGCCGGCGCGTCGCTGGTCCAGGGTTACACCGGCTTCATCTACGGCGGTCCGTTCTGGGCGCGGCGCATCAACCGCGGCATCGCCCGCAAGCTGCGCGCACACGGCTACCGCTCCATCGCCGACGCGGTGGGTGCCACCGCACGGGTCTGA
- a CDS encoding PLDc N-terminal domain-containing protein — protein MSPSSPLSKKKFAELSRPQQVLVVLLAVVQLSLAVAAWADLARRPADKVNGSKLRWALTIAVNFFGPIRYFRKGRRD, from the coding sequence ATGAGCCCGAGCTCACCCCTGTCCAAGAAGAAGTTCGCCGAACTGAGCCGCCCCCAGCAGGTGCTGGTGGTCCTGCTCGCGGTGGTGCAGTTGTCGCTCGCCGTCGCGGCCTGGGCCGATCTGGCGAGGCGACCGGCCGACAAGGTCAACGGCAGCAAGTTGCGCTGGGCGCTGACCATCGCGGTGAACTTCTTCGGCCCGATCCGGTACTTCCGCAAGGGCCGCCGGGACTGA